The Pygocentrus nattereri isolate fPygNat1 chromosome 1, fPygNat1.pri, whole genome shotgun sequence genome window below encodes:
- the s100s gene encoding S100 calcium binding protein S isoform X1, with the protein MPRSKCDIMSKEPSTNLESAMQMLIKTFHKYSGKEGDKYTLSRGELRELLTEELGNYLGNAQDKDAVERVMNDLDANNDGEVDFTEFIILMGALTVACNDFFLDSPPPKVKPDAKGGASTEGEKKE; encoded by the exons ATGCCACGATCAAAATGTGATAT CATGTCCAAAGAACCAAGCACCAACCTGGAGAGCGCCATGCAGATGCTCATCAAGACCTTCCACAAGTACTCGGGGAAGGAAGGTGACAAGTACACACTCAGCCGAGGGGAGCTGAGAGAACTGCTGACGGAGGAGCTGGGCAACTATTTAGGG AATGCACAAGATAAAGACGCAGTGGAGCGAGTGATGAACGACCTGGACGCCAACAACGACGGCGAGGTAGACTTCACCGAGTTTATTATCCTCATGGGGGCACTGACTGTGGCCTGCAATGACTTCTTCCTCGACAGCCCGCCCCCTAAGGTCAAGCCTGATGCCAAGGGTGGTGCCTCAACggagggagagaagaaagagtaA
- the s100s gene encoding S100 calcium binding protein S isoform X2: protein MSKEPSTNLESAMQMLIKTFHKYSGKEGDKYTLSRGELRELLTEELGNYLGNAQDKDAVERVMNDLDANNDGEVDFTEFIILMGALTVACNDFFLDSPPPKVKPDAKGGASTEGEKKE, encoded by the exons ATGTCCAAAGAACCAAGCACCAACCTGGAGAGCGCCATGCAGATGCTCATCAAGACCTTCCACAAGTACTCGGGGAAGGAAGGTGACAAGTACACACTCAGCCGAGGGGAGCTGAGAGAACTGCTGACGGAGGAGCTGGGCAACTATTTAGGG AATGCACAAGATAAAGACGCAGTGGAGCGAGTGATGAACGACCTGGACGCCAACAACGACGGCGAGGTAGACTTCACCGAGTTTATTATCCTCATGGGGGCACTGACTGTGGCCTGCAATGACTTCTTCCTCGACAGCCCGCCCCCTAAGGTCAAGCCTGATGCCAAGGGTGGTGCCTCAACggagggagagaagaaagagtaA
- the LOC108433708 gene encoding period clock protein-like, producing MGTGAVTRTGTGAGMGTEAETEAKMGTGAGTGTEAGTGTEAGTGTEAGTGTEAGTGTEAGCYRVQPQDQECCGVRPQNQELGLGTATPTWRNTQTQDPLWLLPRVT from the coding sequence ATGGGAACAGGAGCAGTAACACGAACCGGAACGGGAGCAGGAATGGGCACAGAAGCAGAAACCGAAGCAAAAATGGGAACAGGAGCAGGAACGGGCACAGAAGCAGGAACGGGCACAGAAGCAGGAACGGGCACAGAAGCAGGAACGGGCACAGAAGCAGGAACGGGCACAGAAGCAGGGTGCTACAGGGTGCAGCCACAGGATCAGGAATGCTGCGGGGTGCGGCCACAGAATCAGGAACTTGGGCTGGGGACAGCtactccaacctggaggaacacacagacacaggaccCTCTGTGGCTGCTCCCAAGGGTCACTTGA